In Paenibacillus sp. FSL M7-0420, a single genomic region encodes these proteins:
- the aspS gene encoding aspartate--tRNA ligase translates to MTRSHNCGQLTTASIGETVTLNGWVQTRRDLGGVLFIDLRDRTGIVQIVFNPDYSGEALQIADKVRSEYVLSVTGKVVKRDEETINRNLPTGEIEVQITDIEVLNAAKTPPFFIEDGVEVDESLRMKYRYLDLRRPEMHKTLLLRSKSAKIFRDFLDSEGFIDVETPILTKSSPEGARDYLVPSRVHEGEFFALPQSPQIYKQLLMVGGIERYYQMARCFRDEDLRADRQPEFTQFDIETSFMPQDELLSMMEKLMQRLLKETIGVEVSAPFQRLTYAEAIGKYGSDKPDLRFGLELVEMNDIVAESGVKVFASVIEKGGEVKCLNAKGCGTWTRKEIDDLGPYAARYGAKGLAWIQVKDGEFKGPIVKFFSEEEIAAVKERTGAEDGDLLLFSADTKKVVADVLGALRLKIGRQLGLIDDSVFKFAWVTEFPLLGYDEDQKRYVAEHHPFTRPMDEDLHLFDTDPGAIRAQAYDLVLNGYEVGGGSQRIYKRDVQEKMFNALGFSQELAYEKFGYLMDAFEYGTPPHGGIAFGFDRLIMLLAGRTNLRETIAFPKTASATDLLMDAPSPVDAGQLEQLHIKLAPKPEKEKK, encoded by the coding sequence ATGACCAGAAGCCATAACTGTGGACAATTAACGACAGCGAGCATCGGTGAGACAGTAACATTGAACGGTTGGGTGCAGACCCGCCGTGACCTTGGAGGCGTGCTGTTCATTGATCTGCGCGACCGGACAGGGATTGTACAGATTGTATTCAATCCTGACTATTCCGGAGAAGCGCTGCAGATTGCCGATAAGGTCCGCAGTGAATACGTATTGTCCGTGACAGGTAAGGTAGTTAAGCGTGATGAAGAGACTATTAACCGCAACCTGCCGACCGGTGAGATTGAAGTGCAGATTACAGACATCGAAGTGCTGAATGCGGCCAAGACGCCTCCATTCTTCATCGAAGACGGAGTGGAAGTAGACGAATCCCTGCGCATGAAATACCGTTACCTGGATCTGCGCCGTCCGGAGATGCACAAGACGCTGCTGCTTCGTTCCAAGTCGGCTAAGATCTTCCGCGATTTCCTGGACAGTGAAGGCTTCATTGATGTAGAAACACCGATCCTGACCAAAAGCTCGCCGGAAGGCGCACGTGACTATCTCGTGCCAAGCCGTGTGCATGAAGGGGAATTCTTCGCGCTTCCGCAGTCACCGCAGATCTACAAGCAGCTGCTGATGGTCGGCGGCATCGAGCGTTATTACCAGATGGCCCGCTGCTTCCGTGATGAGGACCTGCGCGCTGACCGCCAGCCGGAATTCACGCAGTTCGATATTGAGACCTCGTTCATGCCGCAGGATGAGCTGCTGTCGATGATGGAGAAGCTGATGCAGCGTCTGCTGAAGGAGACGATTGGGGTTGAGGTATCCGCACCGTTCCAGCGGCTGACCTATGCCGAAGCGATCGGCAAATACGGCTCGGACAAGCCGGACCTGCGGTTTGGCCTGGAGCTGGTAGAGATGAATGATATCGTTGCTGAGAGCGGCGTGAAGGTATTCGCTTCCGTGATCGAGAAGGGCGGAGAAGTGAAATGTCTGAACGCCAAGGGCTGCGGCACCTGGACACGTAAGGAGATTGACGATCTTGGACCATACGCTGCACGCTACGGCGCCAAGGGTCTGGCCTGGATTCAGGTCAAAGACGGCGAGTTCAAGGGACCGATTGTGAAGTTCTTCTCCGAGGAAGAAATCGCTGCCGTGAAGGAGCGCACAGGTGCCGAGGATGGCGACCTGCTGCTCTTCTCCGCTGATACCAAGAAGGTGGTAGCCGATGTGCTTGGCGCCTTGCGTCTGAAGATCGGCCGCCAGCTTGGTCTGATCGACGACAGTGTGTTCAAATTCGCCTGGGTAACGGAATTCCCGCTTCTTGGCTACGATGAGGACCAGAAGCGTTATGTGGCTGAGCATCACCCGTTCACACGTCCGATGGACGAAGACCTGCATCTCTTCGATACCGATCCTGGCGCCATCCGTGCACAGGCGTATGACCTGGTGCTGAACGGCTACGAGGTGGGCGGCGGTTCCCAGCGTATCTACAAGCGTGACGTTCAGGAGAAAATGTTCAATGCACTCGGCTTCTCGCAGGAGCTGGCCTATGAGAAATTCGGCTATCTGATGGATGCCTTTGAATACGGCACGCCTCCGCATGGCGGCATCGCGTTTGGCTTCGACCGTCTGATTATGCTGCTGGCGGGCCGCACGAACCTGCGTGAGACCATTGCCTTCCCTAAGACGGCAAGTGCAACGGACCTGCTGATGGATGCCCCATCCCCGGTGGATGCCGGACAACTGGAGCAGCTGCACATCAAGCTGGCACCGAAACCGGAGAAAGAAAAGAAATAA
- a CDS encoding type 1 glutamine amidotransferase domain-containing protein: MSKVAFLLANDFEDSEMKVPYEEVLQAGHQAEIIGLKKNETLLGKKGSVSYAADKAVSEVTAAEYDAIVIPGGSSPENLRLDPDILQFVKDADRAGKTIAAICHGPQILISAELLQGRTLTSYPPLKDDLINAGAEFKDEEVVVDGNYITSRTPKDEPAFVRELLKVL, translated from the coding sequence ATGAGTAAAGTAGCTTTTCTGCTCGCCAATGACTTTGAAGATTCTGAAATGAAGGTTCCTTACGAAGAAGTTCTACAGGCAGGACATCAGGCAGAAATCATCGGTCTGAAGAAGAATGAGACCCTGCTCGGCAAAAAAGGAAGCGTATCCTATGCCGCCGATAAAGCGGTCAGCGAGGTCACAGCCGCAGAGTATGATGCGATAGTCATTCCAGGCGGATCTTCGCCGGAGAATCTCCGTCTTGACCCGGATATTCTGCAATTCGTGAAGGATGCTGACCGTGCAGGCAAGACGATTGCCGCTATCTGCCACGGGCCGCAGATTCTGATCAGCGCTGAACTGCTGCAAGGACGCACGCTTACCTCCTATCCACCGCTGAAGGATGATCTGATCAATGCCGGTGCGGAGTTCAAGGATGAAGAGGTCGTCGTAGACGGCAATTACATTACTTCACGCACACCCAAGGATGAGCCCGCTTTTGTGCGTGAGCTGCTTAAGGTGTTGTAA
- a CDS encoding tRNA threonylcarbamoyladenosine dehydratase yields the protein MLNQFSRTELAIGPEGLAIMKNSTVAVLGIGGVGAMAAEALARTGIGRIILIDKDSVDITNINRQLHALTTTIGQNKTDLMVDRIKLINPDCEAIALNMFYTEETYEELFKYKLDYVIDASDTIIYKIHLIKECLARKIPLISSMGAANKMDPTRFQVADISKTTMDPIARVIRTRLRKEGIKKGVKVVFSTEKPVKPREDVTEQIVPANAPDRRKAKQPPASTSFVPPVVGLIMVSVTVRDLLETGGITFE from the coding sequence ATGCTGAATCAGTTCTCGCGTACGGAGCTGGCGATCGGGCCGGAAGGCCTGGCGATCATGAAGAACAGCACAGTAGCTGTGCTGGGGATCGGCGGAGTAGGCGCTATGGCAGCGGAAGCGCTGGCCCGGACCGGAATCGGCCGCATTATCCTGATTGATAAGGATTCGGTGGATATTACCAACATCAACCGCCAGCTCCATGCGCTGACCACGACCATCGGCCAGAACAAAACCGACCTGATGGTGGACCGCATCAAGCTGATTAATCCGGACTGCGAAGCGATTGCGCTGAATATGTTCTACACCGAAGAGACGTATGAGGAGCTGTTCAAATACAAGCTGGACTATGTGATTGACGCTTCGGATACGATTATCTATAAGATTCACCTGATCAAGGAATGTCTGGCCCGGAAGATCCCGCTGATCTCCAGCATGGGAGCGGCCAACAAGATGGACCCCACCCGCTTCCAGGTCGCCGACATCTCCAAGACTACCATGGACCCGATTGCCCGGGTGATCCGCACCAGACTGCGTAAGGAAGGCATCAAGAAGGGCGTGAAGGTGGTCTTCTCCACCGAGAAGCCTGTGAAGCCGCGCGAAGATGTGACGGAGCAGATTGTGCCTGCGAATGCGCCGGACCGGCGCAAGGCGAAGCAGCCTCCGGCCAGTACTTCTTTTGTCCCCCCTGTAGTCGGCCTGATTATGGTCAGTGTAACGGTACGGGATTTGCTCGAAACGGGCGGCATTACATTTGAATGA
- the hisS gene encoding histidine--tRNA ligase, with product MAKERFEKPTGTQDVLPGAVEKWQVVEAKARELCRRFNYREIRTPLFEHTGLFERGVGETTDIVEGEMYTFKDKGDRDLALRPEGTAGVVRAYVQNKLYGEPDVSKLYYIGPMFRYERPQAGRYRQFHQFGIEAFGAVDPAIDAEVISLGYQFYIDLGLKDVRVELNSVGNAPSRAAYREKLLDFLRPMRESLCSDCQRRMERNPLRVLDCKVDQDKFGGAPSILDSLDEECTEHFAKVKGHLDVMGVEYSINPRLVRGLDYYTHTAFEYKAAGIGSIDTVGGGGRYNGLVEEIGGPDQPGIGFGIGLERILLILENQGVSLEAAKPLDVYFVALGEAADLEITKQLFRLRSLGFSAERDYLGRKMKAQMKSADRMSARYTAILGEDELNSGVIALKSMETGEQRTVKLDELAEALIQN from the coding sequence GTGGCTAAAGAAAGATTCGAAAAACCGACAGGTACACAGGATGTGCTGCCGGGTGCAGTAGAGAAATGGCAGGTGGTGGAGGCTAAGGCCAGAGAACTGTGCCGCCGCTTCAATTACCGGGAGATTCGTACCCCGCTGTTCGAGCACACCGGGCTGTTCGAGCGCGGAGTCGGCGAAACAACGGATATTGTAGAAGGTGAGATGTATACCTTCAAGGATAAGGGCGACCGCGATCTGGCGCTGCGTCCCGAAGGGACAGCAGGCGTGGTACGCGCGTATGTCCAGAACAAGCTGTACGGAGAGCCGGATGTCAGCAAGCTGTATTATATCGGACCGATGTTCCGTTATGAACGTCCGCAGGCCGGCAGATACCGCCAGTTCCATCAGTTCGGCATCGAAGCGTTCGGCGCGGTGGACCCGGCAATTGATGCTGAAGTCATCTCGCTTGGATACCAGTTCTACATTGATCTGGGGCTGAAGGATGTGCGGGTAGAGCTGAACTCGGTTGGCAATGCGCCGAGCCGTGCGGCTTACCGCGAGAAGCTGCTGGATTTCCTGAGACCGATGAGAGAGAGCCTGTGCAGCGACTGCCAGCGGCGGATGGAACGCAACCCGCTGCGTGTGCTGGACTGCAAGGTTGATCAGGACAAGTTCGGCGGTGCGCCTTCTATTCTGGACAGTCTGGATGAAGAGTGTACAGAGCATTTTGCGAAGGTGAAGGGGCATCTGGATGTGATGGGTGTGGAGTACAGCATCAACCCTCGCCTGGTGCGCGGCCTTGATTATTACACGCATACAGCGTTTGAGTATAAAGCGGCAGGCATTGGCTCTATCGACACGGTGGGCGGCGGCGGCCGGTACAATGGTCTGGTCGAGGAGATCGGCGGACCGGATCAGCCGGGCATCGGTTTCGGGATTGGCCTGGAGCGGATTCTGCTGATTCTGGAGAATCAGGGTGTGTCGCTGGAAGCGGCAAAGCCGCTGGATGTGTATTTCGTCGCATTAGGTGAAGCAGCAGATCTGGAGATCACGAAGCAGCTGTTCCGTCTGCGCAGCCTTGGATTCTCGGCGGAGCGCGATTACCTGGGACGCAAGATGAAGGCGCAGATGAAGTCGGCGGACCGCATGTCAGCCCGGTATACGGCGATTCTCGGTGAAGACGAGCTGAATAGCGGCGTCATCGCACTGAAGTCGATGGAGACCGGCGAGCAGCGGACTGTGAAGCTGGACGAACTGGCAGAGGCGCTGATTCAGAATTAG
- the dtd gene encoding D-aminoacyl-tRNA deacylase: MRVVVQRCKNSSVTVDGAVTGAIGEGLLLLVGVTHEDTEKDAKYLADKVAGLRIFEDDAGKMNHSVTEAGGAILSVSQFTLYGDCRKGRRPNFMAAAAPAEAERLYDYFNQVLRAGGLQVETGVFGAMMDVALTNWGPVTLLLDSKGQD; the protein is encoded by the coding sequence ATGAGAGTCGTTGTGCAGCGCTGCAAGAACTCCAGTGTGACGGTGGACGGTGCAGTGACCGGAGCCATTGGAGAGGGCCTGCTGCTGCTGGTCGGCGTAACCCATGAGGATACAGAGAAGGATGCCAAGTATTTGGCTGACAAGGTTGCCGGACTGCGGATTTTCGAGGATGATGCCGGTAAAATGAACCATAGTGTGACAGAGGCCGGCGGGGCCATTCTGTCCGTCTCCCAATTCACACTGTACGGGGACTGCCGCAAGGGCAGACGCCCCAACTTCATGGCGGCAGCGGCTCCGGCTGAGGCAGAGCGGCTTTACGACTACTTCAACCAGGTGCTGCGTGCCGGAGGGCTACAGGTTGAGACCGGCGTGTTCGGAGCGATGATGGATGTCGCCCTGACCAACTGGGGACCGGTTACGCTGCTGCTGGACAGCAAGGGTCAGGATTAG
- a CDS encoding RelA/SpoT family protein: MGIEQLTEKAGAYIKEKDLLRIREAYEFADQAHHGQVRKSGEPYILHPLAVADIVVNMQMDVISIIAALLHDVVEDTTVSLEQIRTKFGDTCAMLVDGLTKLERIRFRSKEEQQNENYRKMFIAMAQDIRVIVIKLADRLHNMRTLKYQSEESQRRISYETLEIFCPIADRLGISAIKWEMEDIALRYLNPQQYYRIANLVHKKRAEREQFIDSVIGRIRAKLDEMGIEGDLSGRPKHIYSVYNKMNTKNKQFNEIYDLLAIRIIVDNIKDCYATLGIIHTLWKPMPGRFKDYIAMPKANMYQSLHTTVVGPGGEPTEVQIRTWEMHRTAEFGIAAHWAYKEGSSNNVNPENRMPFFREILELQHEAKDAEEFVESLKMDFFSDLVFVFTPKGEVVELPAGSVPLDFAFRIHTEVGNRTIGSKVNGRIVPLDHKLKTGDIVEILTSKNSYGPSRDWLKIAQSSHARSKIKQWFKKEKREENVEKGREAIERELKRLNVEVSDWLTEDKLSEAAKKFAFNDVEDMLSAVGFGGITAAQIASKLTEKLRKDQEEAAGHLELTSEMKAIKSSGEKRNQPTNGVRVKGIDNLLVRFARCCNPVPGDDIIGYVTRGRGVSVHREDCPNLPNEMDGEEAARVIEVEWEGSMEANYSVDIEITGHDRNGLLNEVLQAVSESKTNISAVTGRSDKNKMAMIHMTILIRNTDHLQSVVDKVKRVKDVYTVNRIMQ; this comes from the coding sequence ATGGGCATAGAGCAACTAACCGAAAAGGCTGGCGCCTATATAAAAGAAAAAGATCTTCTCCGCATCCGTGAAGCTTATGAATTCGCCGATCAGGCTCATCACGGGCAGGTACGGAAGTCGGGGGAGCCATACATTCTGCATCCGCTGGCGGTCGCAGATATTGTCGTCAATATGCAAATGGATGTCATATCCATTATTGCTGCGCTGCTGCATGATGTTGTGGAAGATACGACGGTGTCCCTGGAGCAGATCCGCACGAAATTTGGCGATACCTGCGCCATGCTGGTGGACGGCCTGACCAAGCTGGAACGCATCCGCTTCCGCTCCAAGGAAGAGCAGCAGAACGAGAACTACCGCAAGATGTTCATCGCTATGGCCCAGGATATCCGGGTGATCGTGATTAAGCTGGCGGACCGTCTGCATAATATGCGTACGCTCAAATACCAGTCCGAGGAGAGTCAGCGCCGGATTTCTTATGAGACGCTGGAGATCTTTTGTCCCATTGCGGACCGGCTGGGGATCTCGGCGATCAAGTGGGAGATGGAGGATATTGCACTCCGTTACCTGAACCCGCAGCAGTACTACCGGATTGCGAATCTTGTACACAAGAAGCGGGCAGAACGCGAGCAGTTCATTGACAGTGTCATCGGCCGCATCCGCGCCAAGCTCGATGAAATGGGCATCGAAGGCGATCTTTCGGGACGTCCGAAGCATATCTACAGTGTCTATAACAAGATGAACACGAAGAACAAGCAGTTCAACGAGATCTATGATCTGCTGGCTATCCGCATTATCGTCGACAATATTAAGGATTGTTATGCCACTTTGGGCATTATTCATACGCTTTGGAAGCCGATGCCTGGCCGTTTCAAGGACTATATTGCTATGCCCAAGGCGAATATGTATCAGTCTTTGCATACAACCGTAGTAGGTCCGGGAGGAGAGCCGACGGAGGTTCAGATCCGCACCTGGGAGATGCACCGCACGGCCGAATTCGGGATCGCCGCCCACTGGGCGTATAAAGAAGGCAGCAGCAACAACGTTAATCCCGAGAACCGGATGCCGTTCTTCCGCGAGATTCTGGAGCTTCAGCACGAAGCCAAGGATGCCGAAGAATTTGTAGAATCGCTGAAGATGGACTTTTTCTCTGATCTGGTCTTCGTATTCACGCCTAAGGGTGAGGTAGTGGAGCTGCCTGCCGGTTCGGTGCCGCTGGATTTCGCGTTCCGCATTCATACCGAGGTCGGGAACCGGACAATCGGCTCCAAGGTGAACGGGCGTATTGTTCCGCTTGACCATAAGCTGAAGACCGGGGATATCGTGGAGATTCTGACCTCGAAGAATTCTTACGGTCCAAGCCGCGATTGGCTGAAGATTGCCCAGTCCTCACATGCGCGGAGCAAGATCAAGCAGTGGTTCAAGAAGGAGAAGCGCGAGGAGAACGTGGAGAAGGGCCGGGAGGCCATCGAACGCGAGCTGAAGCGCCTGAACGTGGAGGTCTCTGACTGGCTGACGGAGGACAAATTGTCCGAGGCTGCGAAGAAGTTCGCCTTCAATGATGTGGAGGATATGCTGTCGGCGGTCGGCTTCGGCGGGATTACCGCAGCGCAGATCGCCTCCAAGCTGACTGAGAAGCTGCGTAAGGACCAGGAGGAGGCCGCAGGCCATCTGGAGCTTACCTCCGAGATGAAGGCGATCAAATCCAGCGGAGAGAAGCGCAACCAGCCGACCAACGGGGTCCGTGTCAAGGGGATCGACAATCTGCTGGTACGCTTCGCACGATGTTGTAATCCTGTGCCGGGCGACGATATCATCGGATATGTGACCCGTGGACGGGGCGTATCGGTGCACCGTGAGGATTGTCCGAACCTTCCGAACGAGATGGACGGGGAGGAAGCAGCGCGCGTGATTGAAGTGGAGTGGGAAGGCAGTATGGAGGCTAATTACAGCGTCGATATTGAGATTACCGGCCACGACCGCAACGGACTGCTGAATGAAGTGCTGCAGGCGGTATCGGAGAGCAAGACCAATATTTCAGCGGTCACCGGGCGCTCCGACAAGAACAAGATGGCGATGATCCATATGACGATTCTGATCCGCAATACCGATCACCTGCAGTCTGTGGTCGACAAAGTGAAGCGGGTCAAGGATGTGTATACCGTTAACCGTATTATGCAATAG